One Candidatus Ornithobacterium hominis genomic region harbors:
- the sucD gene encoding succinate--CoA ligase subunit alpha → MSVLVNKDSKVIVQGFTGSEGTFHAEQMIEYGTNVVGGVTPKKGGQTHLGKPVFNTVKEAVEQTQADVSIIFVPPAFAADAIMEAAEAGIKVIICITEGIPVSDMVKVQHYIDERDSVLIGPNCPGVITSDEAKVGIMPGFVFKKGRVGVVSKSGTLTYEAADQVVKAGYGISTAIGIGGDPIIGTTTKEAIQMFMQDDETDCIVMIGEIGGQLEAEAARWIKENGTKPVIGFIAGQTAPKGRTMGHAGAIVGGKDDTAQAKMKIMSECGIHVVESPAEIGAKVKEVLN, encoded by the coding sequence ATGTCAGTACTTGTAAACAAAGACTCTAAAGTAATAGTTCAAGGTTTCACTGGAAGTGAAGGAACTTTTCATGCGGAACAAATGATAGAATACGGAACGAATGTCGTAGGCGGCGTTACGCCCAAAAAAGGTGGACAGACACACTTAGGCAAACCAGTTTTTAACACCGTAAAGGAGGCTGTAGAGCAGACGCAAGCTGATGTGAGTATAATTTTTGTGCCGCCAGCATTTGCGGCAGACGCCATTATGGAAGCGGCAGAAGCAGGCATCAAAGTGATTATTTGCATCACAGAAGGTATTCCAGTATCAGACATGGTAAAAGTTCAACATTATATTGATGAGCGTGATTCGGTATTGATAGGGCCAAATTGCCCAGGAGTTATAACTTCTGATGAAGCGAAAGTAGGTATCATGCCTGGATTCGTATTCAAAAAAGGAAGGGTAGGAGTTGTATCTAAATCAGGGACTTTGACGTATGAAGCTGCAGACCAAGTGGTGAAAGCTGGCTACGGGATTTCGACAGCTATTGGCATCGGTGGTGACCCCATCATTGGCACGACGACTAAAGAAGCGATTCAAATGTTTATGCAAGATGATGAAACTGATTGCATTGTGATGATAGGTGAAATCGGAGGGCAATTAGAAGCAGAAGCTGCAAGATGGATAAAAGAAAATGGAACAAAACCAGTGATTGGATTCATCGCTGGGCAAACAGCGCCCAAAGGTAGAACCATGGGGCACGCTGGTGCAATCGTAGGAGGTAAAGATGATACGGCGCAAGCAAAGATGAAAATTATGAGCGAATGCGGGATTCATGTAGTAGAGTCCCCAGCTGAAATTGGTGCGAAAGTAAAAGAAGTTTTAAATTAG
- a CDS encoding porin family protein, giving the protein MKNLVVLLIAIFGFSTVQAQFFDDVRIGAKLNGNYSKINQIHGNSKSKFGFGGGAVFMKPINNSFEYNVQVELLFNQYGEKNETANFSEKFNLNYLSLPILFKAYFSEQETEVFGLIGPQLGYLIGKSEFKNENYNKFDFGLTGGLGLSLNRNIEGDIRIYYGLLDSSEWKEHIKAEDKVNNNFAVSLGVTYLF; this is encoded by the coding sequence ATGAAAAATTTAGTTGTATTATTGATAGCAATTTTTGGTTTTAGTACGGTTCAAGCACAATTTTTTGATGATGTAAGAATCGGTGCGAAGCTAAACGGGAATTATTCTAAAATTAACCAAATTCATGGCAATTCAAAATCAAAATTTGGTTTTGGTGGAGGTGCTGTGTTTATGAAGCCAATCAACAATAGTTTCGAGTATAATGTGCAGGTGGAATTACTCTTCAACCAATACGGTGAAAAAAATGAAACGGCAAACTTTTCTGAAAAATTTAACCTAAATTACTTGTCTCTTCCGATTCTTTTTAAAGCCTATTTCTCTGAACAAGAAACCGAAGTTTTTGGTTTGATTGGGCCGCAGCTAGGCTATTTGATTGGTAAGTCTGAATTTAAAAATGAGAATTACAATAAATTTGATTTTGGACTCACAGGGGGGCTTGGTTTGTCTTTGAACCGAAATATTGAAGGTGACATCCGAATTTATTATGGTTTATTAGATTCTTCCGAATGGAAAGAACATATAAAAGCTGAAGATAAAGTTAATAATAATTTCGCTGTAAGTTTGGGGGTTACTTATTTGTTTTAA
- the ruvA gene encoding Holliday junction branch migration protein RuvA → MITFIKGSVVELSPAAVVVEAYGVGYELVISLNTYTELKKKPENVLIYTYHHVREDAEILYGFAGKNERELFRLLITVNGIGPSSAISMLSGLDSRELSKAILNENVNALKAIKGIGAKTAQRIILDLKDKIGNDDMEYLNSDLPVNNIKNEALSALEVLGIPKKFAEPIVQQQLNESPQSTVEELIKLTLKKK, encoded by the coding sequence ATGATTACTTTTATCAAAGGAAGTGTTGTAGAGTTATCCCCAGCAGCGGTTGTGGTAGAAGCGTATGGGGTGGGGTATGAGCTGGTAATAAGTTTAAATACGTACACAGAATTAAAAAAGAAACCTGAAAATGTATTGATTTACACTTACCACCATGTGCGTGAAGATGCGGAAATTCTTTATGGTTTTGCAGGAAAGAATGAGAGGGAATTATTTCGGTTACTAATTACTGTTAACGGGATAGGGCCATCTTCGGCTATTTCTATGCTTTCTGGGCTTGATAGCCGAGAGCTGAGCAAAGCCATTTTGAATGAAAACGTGAATGCATTAAAGGCAATCAAAGGGATTGGTGCTAAAACAGCGCAGCGAATTATTTTGGATTTAAAAGATAAAATCGGTAATGATGATATGGAGTATTTAAATTCAGATTTACCTGTAAATAATATTAAAAATGAGGCACTTTCTGCCTTAGAAGTGTTGGGTATACCCAAGAAATTTGCTGAACCTATTGTGCAACAGCAATTGAACGAAAGTCCTCAGAGTACGGTAGAGGAATTAATAAAATTAACGCTCAAAAAAAAATAA
- the sprA gene encoding cell surface protein SprA, with protein MNRGIYLQSPLGWVGKYNAKTKQYVLQKEVNGRPIGLPIYLTREEYLEALLSENISEYYKQKSQSVDIQYRNRFEDIENKRTEFAEILPSLQVNNKIFKSIFGGNKIELVPKGYASIDLGVLYQNLENPQLLPQNRKNLAVDLQQQIRMGLIGKVGENLQLEANYDTQAGFAFENRMNISWRPNQEGGEDSILQTIEFGNVSLPLNTSLITGVQSLFGAKAKLKFGNTYITTLFSQQESESKHINVEKGNVISRFKIYAKDYEANQHYFLSQFFRNNYDKSLSSYPFISSQINISRLEVWVIDRGNANPENRRAILGLRDLGENNSTPANAGLYNQISSLPRMRDASLIDSSIASLNLRDSEGKAYHMGEHYLVHENVRLLNASEYQFYPSLGYISLNQKLNDNELLAVSFQYTLTNQPGKVYSVGEFSDQQSSLLIAKLIKSNTSVDVTSPMWKLMMKNIYSLDTYQLSSEDFRLNILYKNTDLGTADLNYLPDTSVEDKTLLQVLNMDRLNRNGKVQEGNNNQGDGLFDYLPGITIDQQNGKIIFTTIEPFGKTIENKISRNKDKYVINELYTQLPITFEQNEKANRYFLQGQYKSSGTGGIPLGAFNVPRGSVKVSTNGRELLEGVDYTVDYQLGRVNIINQTLLDNGANIQISLENRSTFNMQTKRLWGLNVEHRFSDNFILGGTFMNYQEKPLGSVTKAQYNDEPVSNSIVGANILYNSESEWLTRMVDKIPFVNTDAKSNISFAAEAAYLMPGTNNSINNQSYIDDFENSQTSISLMSPNAWQLAATPISSTALPNHDFDPSIFNPDDFSINYNRRLITWYNVDPRFYKQSGSGAISNSDLSKHNSRRVSTLELFSGRDMNAGTTNYTSTFDISYFPKDRGPYNLNPNWNTENQRDLWGGLTRALPITNLVQNNVEYVEFWMMDPYLDGLDNNPEAKILLHLGNVSEDLLRDGKLFYENGLNASGGNIQNNRWGKQPTNQAVLYSFDKEEQNRRMQDVGYNGLTDEEEKLRLGYSNFATSQNEVTGEIDPAADNFVYYMDKAWENHPRANNLPERYKYFRNPQGNSPTGSLEAATAVPDAEDVNQDYNLDRIENYNQYTLRLAKENLNLNNPFIVDEKATPILFENGQRGESKWYLFRIPLSDYDEDAGAASQNVLNNARFMRLILKGFKNTTTLRFGSFDLVRSDWVKYQKNLYPNVRANEGTQDIDNTNLSLGIVNIEENSTAIPPYVTPPGIQREEIQSSVGLQRKNEASMVLNLADLATQDARAIFKNTTLDLRRYKKLKMFTHVHAGENGTQPNNNLKLFIRLGSDLVENYYEYEIPLEYSPITANSPTSIWPESNSIDIDTEIFKALKKEYISLALNERFGKEAIAGSGKYVYIKGKPSLGSVSSLMIGVRNTGSFNVKNAIVWINELRLAEIDNEGGYAGKATLNMNLSDLAQITATGNISTSGFGAIDRRPVERQQEEVKAYAFNANVNVDKFLPEKWGLKIPLNYSIQEEFIDPKYNPLDDDIEFNEDPRKEQLQKIIRTYNKRTSIAFNNIRKIKTSPKAEKHFYSIENFSISALYRTDYFRDLYTAYDLRKDLNASLNYNYQFKSLNYEPFKNWRMVQNSMESSKYLQWIKEVNINPIPSRIGFRTDIFRTYNQQLFRDLSGTLSAGNQKLLTRPVFSNNFLFNWRYNIGFDLSKSLRIDYNAATKTLADLSPVNVKKNLIFKDLLSIGRPVNYSHELRINYRTPLHLFPYLQWLQADVGYNALYDWRARLSNHSNVNNQFEDLGNLAQNSRTWNVNGNMNFEELYSQFEIFKRLDAKKIARERELDSLQNLYSNLAEKEQGFRKINNLKVKLRNKYSFKEYLLLGAQSIKRAQFSYNKNQGIILPGLLSEPNFFGLGKNNSGPDFGFIFGSQRDLRRKAVENGWITGSEYLTEPYTSTLTEDFTANLQIEPSPSLIIDLNGRRNLIENFYQSGYNVVLPRNEYGFEKAFGNHQQNFTTSTISLTTATKSKDFLFDRLVKNAQKISASKGRQYDLQDTDGDGFVQGFGIANADILVPAFLYTYQGIDVKERGFNFKKNIPLPNWNIRYTGLTRTPFLSKYFDQFELTHNYTSTYTVGGVQSNIDYFSNPYPLDSDGSIITDSSGNPVSGLNGNQNLYSENIYGSVSMIESFAPLVGISIRLRNQMQIKAEYNRDRFMNLSLSNFTLTEDYSNEYVLGFGYLIPKVKFNIRYMGSKKTFEGDVNIRADLSLRDSETSIRRILEKDLQVNGGQQIFSLRINAEYLLTDNFNVSLYYEQLMTKYKISTAYPLSTVRAGIRATFSFGN; from the coding sequence TTGAATCGCGGTATTTACCTACAATCACCATTGGGTTGGGTCGGGAAGTATAATGCCAAAACCAAGCAATATGTTCTTCAAAAAGAAGTGAACGGAAGGCCGATAGGTCTCCCTATTTATTTGACGAGAGAAGAATATTTGGAAGCCTTGCTTTCAGAAAATATTTCTGAATATTATAAACAAAAATCACAGTCTGTAGATATTCAATACCGTAATCGATTTGAAGATATAGAGAATAAAAGAACCGAATTTGCTGAAATTTTACCAAGCCTCCAGGTAAATAACAAAATTTTCAAATCTATATTTGGCGGGAATAAAATTGAATTAGTACCCAAAGGCTATGCTTCGATAGATTTAGGCGTGTTGTATCAAAACCTTGAGAATCCACAGCTACTACCTCAGAATAGAAAAAATCTGGCTGTTGATCTTCAGCAGCAAATCAGAATGGGATTAATCGGTAAAGTGGGAGAAAACCTACAATTAGAAGCTAATTATGATACCCAAGCTGGTTTTGCTTTTGAAAATAGGATGAATATTTCTTGGCGACCGAACCAAGAGGGAGGGGAAGATAGTATTTTACAAACCATAGAATTTGGGAATGTGAGTTTGCCGCTCAATACATCTTTAATCACAGGGGTGCAAAGTTTGTTTGGGGCGAAAGCGAAACTGAAATTTGGAAATACGTACATCACGACGCTTTTTTCTCAGCAAGAGTCAGAGAGTAAGCACATCAATGTAGAGAAAGGAAATGTAATCAGTCGATTTAAAATTTATGCAAAAGATTATGAGGCTAATCAACATTATTTTCTAAGTCAGTTTTTTCGTAATAATTATGATAAAAGTCTGTCTAGTTATCCGTTTATTTCTTCTCAGATTAATATCTCAAGACTAGAGGTGTGGGTAATCGACAGGGGAAATGCTAACCCAGAGAATAGAAGAGCAATTTTAGGTTTGAGAGATTTAGGTGAAAATAATTCAACTCCAGCGAATGCTGGTTTGTATAATCAGATTTCTAGCTTGCCAAGGATGAGAGATGCCAGCTTGATTGATTCCTCTATAGCTTCGCTTAATTTGCGAGATAGCGAGGGGAAAGCTTATCACATGGGAGAACATTATTTAGTACATGAAAATGTTCGATTATTAAACGCTTCAGAATATCAGTTTTACCCAAGTTTAGGTTATATTTCACTAAATCAAAAGCTGAATGACAATGAGTTATTGGCCGTTTCGTTTCAATATACTTTGACCAATCAGCCAGGAAAAGTTTACTCGGTAGGTGAATTTTCTGACCAACAAAGTAGCTTGTTGATTGCAAAATTAATCAAGTCCAATACTTCTGTAGATGTAACTTCTCCTATGTGGAAGCTAATGATGAAAAATATTTATTCGCTAGATACTTATCAACTTTCATCAGAAGATTTTCGTTTAAACATTCTCTACAAAAATACAGATTTAGGGACTGCAGATCTGAATTATTTGCCAGATACTTCGGTAGAAGATAAAACACTTCTTCAGGTACTAAATATGGATCGTTTGAATAGAAACGGTAAAGTCCAAGAGGGGAATAACAATCAGGGAGATGGACTTTTTGATTATCTGCCAGGAATTACCATCGATCAGCAAAATGGAAAGATTATTTTTACAACGATTGAACCTTTTGGTAAAACCATAGAAAATAAAATCAGTCGGAATAAAGATAAATACGTTATAAATGAGCTTTATACGCAGCTTCCAATCACATTTGAACAGAATGAGAAAGCCAATCGCTACTTCTTGCAAGGACAATATAAAAGCTCAGGGACAGGCGGAATTCCCTTAGGGGCATTTAATGTGCCAAGAGGTTCCGTTAAAGTTTCTACCAATGGCAGAGAATTACTAGAGGGCGTAGACTATACTGTTGACTACCAGCTGGGGCGAGTAAATATTATAAACCAAACCCTTCTAGATAATGGAGCAAATATTCAAATTAGCTTAGAAAATCGTTCTACATTCAATATGCAAACAAAGCGTTTGTGGGGGCTAAATGTAGAGCATCGTTTTTCAGATAATTTTATTTTGGGCGGAACTTTTATGAATTATCAAGAAAAACCATTAGGTTCAGTTACAAAAGCGCAATATAATGACGAACCAGTGAGTAATTCCATTGTTGGAGCTAATATTCTTTACAATAGTGAATCGGAGTGGTTGACGCGAATGGTAGATAAAATACCGTTTGTAAATACAGATGCTAAATCCAATATCAGTTTTGCAGCAGAAGCAGCGTATTTGATGCCTGGGACCAATAATTCCATCAATAATCAGTCGTATATTGATGATTTTGAAAACTCACAAACCTCTATTTCTTTGATGAGCCCAAATGCTTGGCAACTTGCGGCTACACCCATTAGTTCTACCGCCTTGCCTAATCATGATTTTGACCCAAGTATTTTTAATCCAGATGATTTCAGCATTAATTACAATAGAAGGTTAATTACTTGGTATAATGTAGACCCACGTTTTTACAAGCAGAGCGGGAGCGGAGCTATATCAAATTCAGATTTGAGTAAACATAACTCTAGGAGAGTCAGTACGTTAGAGCTTTTTTCAGGGAGAGATATGAATGCTGGAACTACAAATTATACCTCCACGTTTGATATTTCTTATTTCCCTAAAGACCGCGGCCCATATAATTTAAACCCGAATTGGAATACAGAAAACCAAAGAGATTTATGGGGAGGCTTAACTCGTGCTTTGCCCATAACAAATTTGGTTCAAAATAATGTAGAATATGTTGAATTTTGGATGATGGATCCTTATTTGGATGGGCTAGATAACAACCCTGAAGCAAAAATTCTACTTCACCTAGGGAACGTGTCAGAAGATTTATTGAGAGACGGTAAACTTTTCTATGAAAACGGCTTGAATGCCAGCGGGGGAAATATACAAAATAACCGATGGGGGAAGCAGCCTACGAATCAAGCAGTTTTATATTCTTTTGATAAAGAAGAGCAAAACAGAAGAATGCAAGATGTCGGCTATAATGGGTTGACAGATGAAGAAGAAAAATTAAGACTTGGCTATAGTAATTTTGCTACATCACAAAATGAAGTTACAGGAGAAATTGACCCTGCGGCAGATAATTTTGTTTACTATATGGATAAAGCTTGGGAAAACCACCCCAGAGCCAATAATTTACCAGAGCGATATAAATATTTTAGAAACCCACAAGGGAATTCACCCACAGGCAGCTTAGAGGCAGCAACAGCCGTACCCGATGCAGAAGATGTGAATCAAGATTATAATCTAGATCGTATTGAAAATTACAACCAGTATACACTTCGTTTAGCCAAAGAAAATTTGAATTTAAACAATCCATTCATTGTTGATGAAAAAGCAACACCGATTCTGTTTGAAAACGGACAAAGAGGCGAGTCAAAATGGTATCTTTTTAGAATCCCATTGTCAGATTATGATGAAGATGCAGGTGCAGCTTCCCAAAATGTTCTCAACAATGCTCGCTTTATGCGATTAATTTTAAAAGGCTTTAAAAATACAACAACTTTACGATTTGGTAGTTTTGACTTAGTGAGGAGTGATTGGGTAAAGTACCAAAAAAATCTATACCCAAACGTGCGCGCCAACGAAGGCACACAAGATATAGACAACACCAACCTATCCCTAGGAATAGTGAATATAGAAGAGAATTCTACAGCCATTCCACCCTATGTGACGCCTCCTGGTATTCAGCGAGAGGAAATTCAAAGCAGCGTAGGATTGCAGAGAAAAAACGAAGCTTCTATGGTCTTGAATTTAGCAGATTTAGCCACACAGGATGCTAGAGCAATCTTCAAAAATACGACTCTAGACTTAAGAAGATATAAGAAATTAAAAATGTTTACCCACGTTCATGCCGGGGAAAATGGAACGCAACCAAATAATAATCTAAAACTATTCATTCGATTAGGAAGTGATTTGGTAGAAAATTACTATGAATATGAAATACCACTAGAGTATTCACCCATCACAGCCAATTCGCCAACTTCCATCTGGCCAGAGAGCAACAGCATAGATATTGATACAGAAATTTTTAAAGCCTTAAAAAAAGAATACATTTCTTTAGCTTTAAATGAGCGATTTGGGAAAGAAGCTATTGCGGGGAGTGGAAAATACGTTTACATCAAAGGGAAACCTTCCCTAGGGAGCGTTTCAAGTTTGATGATTGGCGTAAGAAACACAGGGAGTTTTAATGTGAAAAATGCTATTGTTTGGATAAATGAGCTTCGCTTGGCTGAAATTGATAATGAAGGCGGCTACGCAGGGAAAGCTACACTTAATATGAACTTGAGTGATTTAGCACAAATTACAGCGACTGGGAATATTTCCACATCAGGTTTTGGCGCTATAGACCGTAGGCCAGTAGAACGTCAACAAGAAGAAGTGAAGGCTTATGCGTTTAATGCCAACGTGAATGTAGATAAATTTCTCCCAGAAAAATGGGGTTTGAAAATCCCATTAAATTACAGCATTCAAGAAGAATTTATTGACCCCAAATACAATCCGTTGGATGATGATATAGAGTTCAATGAAGACCCAAGAAAAGAGCAACTGCAAAAAATTATTAGAACCTATAATAAACGAACCAGTATTGCTTTCAATAATATTCGTAAAATCAAAACATCACCCAAAGCAGAAAAGCATTTCTACAGTATTGAGAATTTTTCAATTTCAGCACTTTATAGGACTGATTATTTCAGAGATTTATATACGGCTTATGATTTGCGCAAAGATTTAAATGCCTCTTTGAATTACAATTATCAATTTAAAAGTTTAAATTATGAACCTTTCAAAAATTGGCGAATGGTGCAAAATTCGATGGAATCTTCTAAATATTTACAATGGATAAAAGAAGTGAATATCAACCCGATACCGAGCAGAATTGGATTTAGGACAGATATTTTCAGAACTTATAATCAGCAATTATTCAGAGACCTCTCAGGAACCTTAAGCGCAGGAAATCAAAAATTATTGACCCGCCCTGTATTTTCCAATAACTTTTTGTTCAATTGGCGGTATAACATTGGTTTTGACCTTAGTAAATCTTTACGCATTGATTATAATGCAGCAACTAAAACTCTCGCAGATTTATCACCCGTCAATGTAAAAAAGAATCTTATTTTCAAGGATTTACTGAGCATCGGTAGACCAGTTAACTACAGCCATGAACTGAGGATAAACTATCGCACACCACTGCATTTATTCCCTTATTTACAATGGCTGCAAGCAGATGTTGGCTACAATGCTTTGTATGATTGGCGAGCTCGATTGTCCAACCACTCTAATGTAAATAATCAGTTTGAAGATTTAGGGAATTTAGCACAAAACTCTAGAACTTGGAACGTTAACGGGAATATGAATTTTGAAGAACTTTACTCGCAATTTGAAATTTTTAAAAGATTGGATGCCAAGAAAATAGCAAGAGAAAGAGAGTTGGATAGTCTACAAAACCTTTATTCTAATCTGGCAGAAAAAGAACAAGGCTTTAGAAAAATTAATAATCTGAAAGTGAAATTACGAAACAAATATAGTTTCAAAGAATATTTACTTTTGGGTGCACAAAGCATTAAAAGAGCACAATTTTCTTACAATAAAAATCAGGGAATTATCTTGCCTGGGCTTCTAAGCGAACCTAATTTCTTTGGCTTAGGTAAAAATAATTCAGGGCCAGATTTTGGTTTTATTTTTGGTTCACAGAGAGATTTGAGGAGAAAAGCAGTAGAAAACGGTTGGATAACGGGGAGCGAATACCTCACTGAACCTTATACGTCTACATTGACGGAAGACTTTACTGCAAATTTACAAATTGAGCCAAGCCCATCTCTCATAATAGACTTAAACGGGCGACGAAATTTGATAGAAAACTTCTACCAGAGTGGATACAATGTTGTTTTGCCCAGGAATGAATACGGGTTTGAAAAAGCCTTTGGGAATCATCAACAAAACTTCACGACATCTACCATTAGTTTGACGACAGCAACGAAGAGTAAAGACTTCTTGTTTGACAGATTGGTGAAAAATGCACAAAAAATTTCAGCCTCAAAAGGGCGTCAGTACGATTTGCAAGATACCGATGGAGATGGCTTTGTGCAAGGCTTTGGTATAGCGAATGCAGACATTCTAGTGCCAGCATTTCTATACACTTATCAGGGAATAGACGTAAAAGAAAGGGGCTTTAATTTTAAGAAAAACATACCTTTACCCAATTGGAACATTCGCTATACTGGCTTGACGAGAACCCCATTTTTATCAAAATATTTTGACCAGTTTGAGCTCACTCACAATTATACGTCAACTTACACAGTAGGAGGAGTCCAATCAAATATTGACTATTTCTCAAATCCATATCCGCTAGACTCAGATGGCTCCATCATTACCGACTCATCAGGCAATCCAGTCTCAGGTTTAAATGGAAACCAAAACTTATACTCAGAGAATATTTATGGTAGCGTGAGTATGATAGAATCATTTGCTCCGCTTGTAGGCATCAGTATCAGGTTGAGAAATCAAATGCAAATCAAAGCAGAATACAACCGAGACCGATTCATGAATTTGAGTTTAAGTAACTTCACACTCACCGAAGATTATAGCAATGAATATGTGCTCGGTTTTGGGTATCTTATACCTAAAGTTAAATTCAACATACGATACATGGGAAGCAAAAAAACCTTTGAAGGAGATGTTAACATACGAGCAGATTTATCTTTGCGAGATTCAGAAACCAGTATTCGTAGAATTCTAGAAAAAGATTTACAAGTAAATGGCGGACAGCAAATATTTTCATTAAGAATTAATGCAGAATATTTATTGACTGATAATTTTAATGTAAGTTTGTACTACGAGCAATTAATGACAAAATATAAAATCTCAACAGCTTACCCGCTTTCGACGGTGAGAGCAGGAATTAGAGCTACATTTAGTTTCGGAAATTAA
- the gcvH gene encoding glycine cleavage system protein GcvH: protein MNTPTELKYTKDHEWIKVEGDSATIGITDYAQRELGDIVFVDVDTEGEEVEAGEVFGSIEAVKTVSDLFMPVTGEVVELNENLDDQPELINTDPYGKGWIIKIKVTGDLEDLLDAEAYKDLVGE, encoded by the coding sequence ATGAATACCCCAACAGAATTAAAGTACACCAAAGATCACGAATGGATAAAAGTAGAAGGCGATAGCGCTACCATTGGTATTACAGACTATGCCCAGAGAGAACTCGGCGATATCGTTTTTGTAGATGTAGACACAGAAGGCGAAGAAGTAGAAGCAGGCGAAGTATTTGGCTCTATAGAAGCAGTGAAAACAGTCTCAGACTTATTTATGCCAGTGACAGGAGAAGTCGTAGAACTAAATGAAAATTTAGATGATCAGCCAGAACTTATAAATACAGACCCTTACGGGAAAGGCTGGATTATTAAAATTAAAGTCACGGGAGATTTAGAAGACCTCTTAGATGCAGAAGCGTACAAAGACTTGGTGGGAGAGTAA
- a CDS encoding VanZ family protein, with the protein MQKRTKTWWESKTTRKYFFYFYLSLVLFTTLLPSKELKQSFTDGFIFNGADKIVHVLLFFFLAFFYDGAFEQKISSKTIVLIIIGLCIEVLQEKLNWGRSFEWNDLLADVLGALSYFFIKKIKA; encoded by the coding sequence ATGCAGAAGCGTACAAAGACTTGGTGGGAGAGTAAGACCACAAGAAAATATTTTTTTTATTTTTATTTAAGTCTTGTTTTATTTACTACGCTTTTGCCAAGCAAGGAGCTAAAACAATCTTTTACAGATGGTTTTATATTTAATGGAGCAGATAAAATCGTACACGTTCTTTTATTCTTCTTCTTAGCGTTTTTCTATGATGGAGCTTTTGAGCAAAAAATAAGTTCAAAAACAATAGTCTTGATAATAATAGGATTATGCATAGAAGTTTTACAAGAAAAACTAAACTGGGGAAGAAGTTTTGAATGGAACGACTTATTGGCAGACGTGCTAGGAGCATTAAGTTACTTTTTTATAAAAAAAATAAAGGCTTAA